The nucleotide sequence caccatcacttcTGGCTTCCTCATTTATACTTCACTTATTATTCAGTATTCTTCAAATTGAATACCTTCAAAGTACATTCACCATCCACCATCTTCTCGTGCTACACAATGTAGTTAGAGCTGTAGCTTACTGTGTGTTTAGAGACAGATAATACACCAGACTACATGTGGAACCTGAGGATGAGCTGCTGGTTCTGTCTCAGGAAAATGTTTCAGTTTACTCGAGTAAGCATAGACTCGGATAGAATAAGGTGTCTGTTTTACCTCTGTTTTAGACATCttttcttctttgggcttttcccttcaggggtcgccacaacaaatcatctctctccacctatccctatcttctgcatcctcaacacttacacccactagcttcatatcctcatttattccatccatatacctcctctttggccttcctctttgcctcctgcctggcagctccatgtccaacaatctcctaccaatatactcactctccctcctctgaacaggTCCAAACCATCTCTAAACTTCGTCCCCCacacgtccaacatgagctgtccctctgatgtactcctaatcctgtccaaccgtgtcactcccaaagagaacctcaacatcttcagctctgactcctgtctcttcctcagtgacactgtctctaaaccatacagcatggccggtctcaccactgtcttgtacaccttccccttgattctcgccaatatttttctatcacacatgATATGAAGTCCTTTTTTTAAACTCATGTTGAGGTAAATTTAGCTAATTTGCAAACATTACTCATTAGCTAAATGTAACTAAGTTAGCCTGTTTGCTTTGATAATGTCAGGTTAGCTTAGCATTGATTCTAGTAGCTAACATAATTGGCTATGCTAGCAAGTCTAGCTAACTGTGAATATTATAGAGATCGAATGGCAAATGATTTCAGGCTAAATGTCAaaataatttagattttttaaagtttttaaataaatattaatagttACCTTTCACCTGAAAACATACCAGTAGCTTAATTGCCTCAAGTgacatttttaatacttttttttggcTGGATATTTCCACGTTTGTAATAGAGTATGAAAAATGCacagtatttatatttacataggTTTTATTTCCTCACTACTTTGTCCGAACCCTGGAATTGACCGAGCGTAAATTAAGTCtaagcttcttcttttttttttttttaaagtcgaAAACTGGAGCTGAAGTCTCATGTGGTGTTTGCACTTTGCAGTGAAATTCCAGGGTTTagtgaagaaagaagaaaaaagggatCTGAAAACCATTAAAGAGCTTTGTGTAAAAATAATGGCTGTAATAAAGAAACTCGTGAATGTGTGCTGCTGAGGATAGAGGAGCGACGAAACAGCCAGCTTTGGTAATAATACTGTAGGGACGTGACTGAGGGCAAATACATCATTCAGATAAAGAATGTAAgagataaacagacacagatATGAACAGGAGGCACACTGTTAATcttatgtttttaatatatCACTTAGTTTGATCCTGGTccatgattctgattggtccagcTGTGTTCTTGGAGAGCTTATATTTCCTATAACTGCACTGGGACATTACACTGTGTGCATCACTCCACTCGTCTGTGTTCATCATGTAAACTTCCTCTTCCTGGTCCGAAACTGTTACTACAGTAGACATATGAGAGCTTGTCAGttgaagatgaaaaaaaaagaaaagaaataacacTGTTTCACCCAAAGCATCATTAAAGAGAATGTAGAAATCAATGTGAgctagctagccagctagcCAATGTGCTATAAATCAATGTAGTTTCTTGAGGACCTATTTCTGCTAGTggaggaaaaataaattaaacatttggCCACATTGTATAACGATTTTGTCTATAGAGCAGTTATAAAAAGGGATATAAAACTTACAGTCGTGCCCAGACTGcttggacagttccctgccagaccaccagagggagatCTGCCAGGGTTTTTTCTATGccactgttatttatttgtgccatgtgcttttgtttatgttttgtattTCCACATGTGTTTGCCCTGCTCCATCCTCTGTCATGTCCccctgttgttttattttaatctttgcTGAgtctttgttttctgtttcctgttttgtaTTATTCACATCACTTCGCCTTTGTTGTTGTCCCGTGATGCCCTttggtttttgtattttaagttGTTTAGTGTAGTCGTGGATGAtccttgtgttttttgttgtttacctTTTCTAAATAAATTTCCCAGTCTGTTTATCCTGCATTTGGGCCGAACATAAGTATTTCCTTCCAGAGACCTGGGTTTGATTTCCACCTCTGGAGGCATCAGTGTGACAGTACTGAACATCAGCATGGCTGTGATTAGCTAAGGGCTGTAGTGATATTCCATATAACTGCGTTCTTGCTCATGAGTTACTGCTTAAATAGAACACTTTCTTGCCTAAATGTTTAAGGAGGCATCTAGCTGATTCCCTTGagacacaacaaaacatggTCATGTTCATGCGTGAGCAGATGAGCAGTCAAATAGGAACAAGCAGTTAcaatgttcattcattcatccttagcaactgcctacacagggtcacagtggTTAGGTACATTACAGTGTTGGATTTCTATGTCTGGATTTTCATCCAGAGTTTCCAGCAACACTGTGATAGGATTCATAATTAATTCAAcaaccaaaccaaaaaaatggaagaaaaacctCTATtggtttaggccacgcccacttcaggTTTAAATCCAGATACAGGTATAGATGATTGGAGCAATGAAGAGATACAGATGCAGATAGTAGCATTGTGTTACACTCCTACAATACAGATAATCAGCATGGCACTTGGGTTTGGgtaacccatccatccatccattcacccattcacccatccatccatccattcacccatccatccatccattcatccatccatccatccatccatccatccatccatccatccatccattcattcatccatccaaattctgtagcacttattctacacagggatacagggaacctggagtctatcccagaggaCCTGGGGCAAAATACAGGGGGAAACACTGGACGAGATGCCAGTCCATAAcggggcacacacacacacacacacaatataaaaaatttagagatgccactcAGCCCAaaacacatagatagatagatagatagatagatagatagatagatagatagatagatagatagatagatagatagatagatagatagatagatagatagatagatagataggaagaagctcctcctcattctcactGTGTTTCTTGTGTGTTGGGTCAGTTTTAGCTCTTTAGCTCATTTCTCTACATCAGCACTAAAATTCTGCCCCTGAAAGTATTACACTCCAAATACAAATTTAATACATGAACTACTGGTGTGACTTTATgtcatattatattatgaaaTCAAGCAGAAAAATCAGTCCTTATCCTTATCAAAATTCCATGTACACAAATCATTTAGCGAGAATTTCTCCTTGTTATTATGAGAAGTTGTTCGAATTCGCCTCAGAACCATGTCAAATAACTGCAATAAATAGGATAATAATGTCATGAGCCAAAAGCGCAGCTTTCATCCGTTATGTTAAAAGGTGAGAAAGCAAGCGAGGAGAGAACACATGCTGTGCAACACCACCTGAAGCCAAGACTGTCTATCTCAAACACAGGCAAAGTCATCGAGGGCAGAGAAGTACTGAACTGTCGAGTCAGCGTTTCCAGCTGCCCCACGACATTATAGGCATTTCACGAGTGGTTCATTTGTCAGACTCAGACACACATGTAATAGAGAATTACACTTCCTTGCTTGCCAGTGCTTGCATTTCTTAACATCTTGTCAGAATTTCAGCACCAGGTGTCAGAGGAGCTAACACATTATCACAGATGACGTGACACTGGTGTTATCGATGCTGCTGTCTTCCTGGTCTACTGTGTAAACCCTGAGCATGACGCATGCAGACAGGTAATACTGAGACATGACAGTTTAGAAAATAATTGTCAAAGCAATGTGTGAAACACCCAGGATGCGAAGCCTGGATGAAGCACTCGCTTAGTCCTAGTTCTAATTCTAAGCTACAAAGCCTGTTCCTTTCCACGATCATCTTATTGTTGTAACATCTCTGAGAAACATGATAGAGGATAAATATGAAGGGAATCTCCTGTCCATCAAAGCAACAACGGACTATTTATTCCAGTGCTGTGCCTTTAACGTTCTTTAtgcttattattttatattccaAAATATTTATCTGTATGGTTTATCTTATCAATttaattattctttcttttatttaactgCTCTGTACATCAGAGGTGCTTTGAGCTATCTGTTTATCTGATGCCTtgtatgtttattctatttcatCAAGTATTTGGTTTTTAATTGTATCATCCATCTTATTCTAAGGTCACGTGCTTTAGAGTTGATTACAGATGTGCAATATTTAACCGGTGTTATtgtttagagagagagggagagagacagagagagagagagagagagagagagagagagagagagagagggagagagagaggtaaagagaAAGTGCTAAATGTATATAGGATTGTCAGTCAGACATCCGGACAGATCCAGGGCTCTGAAGCCCAAAATTATACCAATAAAGCTCCTTTTCCAAATAtttcctttcctcctttctttttaGTCTTTTTTCTGTGGCTTATATGGGATTTCTGGAATACTCTAGGATAACAGAAACGAATACAATATGTCATTAGTACTTGCTAGTGATTCCTTATATATATTGCACAGCCACCTTAGTTGGTTTACTCACAAACCAACAACAAattcagtaataaaatattccaattgatttatcattttaaataaaaaaagagcatCTGTAACTTTagcaaatgtaaatatttaatactgCTTAATAAACGCTCTGGCCTGTATACAATATGCAAGTAGTATCTTAAAATGATTAGGCCTCCATGTGACACTCTATCAATCTGATTAAGCTATAAATGTCAGTGGGTATTTATTTCAACCTCGCCCAGTATGAAACTCATTCCATGTGCTGGAGGCTTTTTCCTGGATGCCTCAGAAAGCCTTTAATTCGAATTCACAGGTCATCTAGAAGGTAAATGACCGTGTTCTCGTGTTGATggggaaagaaaaagataaattgAGATCTGCTTCCCCCAACTTCATGGTCCAGTGAGTTGATGGGAATGGGCTCTAGTACCCTGGCAATATATATTAGTTTAACTAGGAAGTCATGACTGCCACAGAAATAATCTGTCTAAAATAGGTTTAAATGGGGTCTCTAAGCCAAGTGAGGAAAAACCGTAATGATAAAATATTCAGAATTGTTTCAGAATCTGGTTTTAACTGATATGGTATATACAATCAGGGAGGAAAATGGCAGTAGGAACGCAGTGTGTACTGTCGAGGTTTCTATACGGACGGGTTTTGATGTAGCGCAGAAAGTCTATGTGGGTATGTTTATcggaattttttaaatatatataaatataaataaaataatgaatgaatttcacACTCGTCACTCGGAAGATTTGAACACCCGGTTGTTCGAAGGTTTAGTGCGTgttaatgattatttttgtaaagtGTGCGTAGTTTGTGATGAACACGCTCATAGAGAACGCCATGGTTAGAGTCACGAGCCATAAAGAGACACAGCTTCATCATTACTGAGGTTTAAAACTCTTCATCGGGAGACATGGCTCACGTTTGGAGAGATGTGATGGCACTGCTGCCTGCAAATGAAACCGATTTCCCCCTTGTGTTTGGTGAAGTAGTTGAACCCAGTGTCCTGGTGATGTTGGAGCTCAACAGGAAGGAGCTGTACGCCTCATCAAACTCCTTCTGTACTGAAAAAGCCCAGGTTATTATTGATTACTCCTGGGAGAAGCTCAACACGGGAACATGGCGAGATGTGGACAAGGAATGGAGACGTGTCTACTCTTACGGCTGTTTGTTTAAAGCTGTAGGAACATGTCAAGGAGAATCATCACGAGACAAGGTCCAGGATGCCATAAAGATATGTGACATGGGTCTGCTCATGGGCGCCTCCATCATGGATAATATTCTGCAAAGACTTATAgcatttctgaaaaataaagcGATGATTCCTAACAAAGTAGTGGACATTGAACAGCCTTGTCCAAAGGTGATCCTTTAGATTACATAGAGATACCTGATCTTCTTGATTTTTGATTGGTGTCACATTTCATTTACTGGAATAGACAGATCTCAGAAGAATGTATGCTGTATGCTCAcatctgtttttctgtgtcaATAGAAACTTAGGAAAGAGTGCATCCTGAAGCCCATCATCAACCCTGGACTGTCAGTACAGAGGGTTCGATGCCCAGCTCTGGAAAGTTTCCGCTCAGAATTTCTGGAGCCAAAAATACCAGTCATACTCGAGGGAATCATCGACCACTGGCCTGCCTTCAGAGAGCACACCTGGAGGTACTACAGTATATAAATGGTacaagtgttaaataattttctaagtgtgtgtatatgatcaGACGTGAGTGATAGAAAGGAAATTGTACTActactaacaataataataataataataatatcatcaaCATTTCTTTTGTCATAATtgaatgattcattttatttttcttaattcaTTGGTTTGTTTTGGTTCTCCTTCTTAATTTTCTCCACATTGTCTTAATAAATTCCAATAATAGGAAATGAATTAAATGCTCCTCTGTTACTCTGCAATGTTTAAAACCTGCTCTGTGTGTTCTGAACTGTTCTGCTTCTAATTTTTTCTAAGTATAGAGTATCTGCAAGCAGTAGCAGGCTGCCGGACGGTTCCTGTCGAGCTGGGATCCAGGTACACTGATGAAGAGTGGTCACAGAAGCTCCTTACAGTCAATGAGTTCATCGACCGCTACATTTTAGGCCAAGTACggttttactgtttatatactatGATGGTGTTTAGGTGTAAAATCACTGTGGCTAGttataaagcagtgtgtgtgtgtatgtgtgtttacagaGGGAGGCTGCTACAGGATACTTGGCTCAGCATCAGCTTTTTGATCAGGTGACATTTTGTTTTAGCGATCTGGCTCGTCCTGCTCGTCTACTTAGTGTCATAATGTTTATATAAGCATAAGTAATTATATGAACTCAAGTGTtggtgtcatttttattttattatattatatattttatttatttcatttatatatatatatatagtgtgtgtgtgtgtgtgtctgtatatatgtctatatacactgaacaaaattataaacgcaacacttttgtttttgcccccatttttcatgagctgaactcaaaaatctaagactttttctatgtacacaaaaggcctatttctctcaaattattgcacaggtgtgccttaggctggccacaataaaaggccactctaaaatgtgcagttttatcacacagcacaatcccacagatgtcgcaagttttgaCGGAGtgtgcaattggcatgatgactgcaggaatgtccaccagagctgttgcccgtgaattgaatgttcatttctctaccataagccgtctccaaaggcgtttcagTGAAattggcagtacatccaaccgaCCTCAAAACCGcagaccacgtgtaaccacaccagcccaggacctccacatccagcatcttcacctccacgatcgtctgagaccagccacccggacagctgctgcaacaatcagtttgcataaccaaagaatttctaaTGCACGGCCCCgtgttgcaaggatctgtacacaattcctggaagctgaaatCATCCCAGTTCTCgcatggccagcatactcaccggacatgtcacccattgagcatgtttgggatgctctggcatatacgacagcgtgttccagttcctgccaatatccagcaacttcgcacagccattgaagaggagtggaccaacattccacaggccacaatcaacaacctgatcaactctatgcgaaggagacgtgttgcactgcgtgaggcaaatggtggtcacaccagatactgactagagtaaaattgcacattttagagtggtcttttattgtggccagcctaaggcacacctgtgcaataatcatgctgtctaatcagcatcttgatatgccactcctgtgaggtggatgaattatctcggcaaaggagaagtgctcactaacacagatttagacagatttgtgaacaatatttgagagaaattggccttttgtgtacatagaaaaagtcttagatctttgagttcagctcatgaaaaatgggggcaaaaacaagtgttgcgtttataatttgttcagtgtgtgtatagctgtctACCACAGGATACAGGTGTTGAATTGAGGAACAAAGTTCGTTGGatgattatttcattataaGTAAACGGATAAAGGTGTAGAGTTGATTTAATAAAGTATTTGCATTTGGAATCTGTTTGTTAATTCTCAGTACAATATCTAAATAGCTCTGACTGCCAGTGAGGCAGACCATCATTAGactgaaaaaataatcaaaacaaacccgagagagagaaaacattgGGTCTGGCCAAATCTACTATTTGAAAGAACACACTGATGAGCTCAGGATCACTAACAGGCCTGAAGACAAACAGAAAACTGTGGTGGATTCTTCAAGACTTCTTTCCCGGGTCAAGTAAAATCTACATCATGAAGATCCTCCAGGAGGTGGATGTCTCTGTGCCAAAGTTAATAATCACGAGAAGATTTCACCAGAGGAAATAGAGGCCTCACCACAAGATGAAAACTATTAGCAAGCCTCAAAAACAGAAGGATCAGATTAGAGataggaaaaaaaagtaaatgtccATACAGTTCTGGAGCAACATCCTgtggagagatgagagaaagatGAACTCGTAGCAGAACGATGGGAAGTTATCCagttatccagagcgacttacattttatataattgagggttaaggctggagctcaagggtccagcagtggtagctttgtggacttgggattcaaaGTTACAACCTTTTGATCaatagtccagcaccttaaccactaagctaccacatccccctcatctcgtggtgttggtgtgtatgacTGCCAATGGAACTGGTTTCCTTGTGTTTAgtgatgatgtgagtgctgatAAAAACAGCAGGATAAATTGTGAAGTGTTCAGGGTGATGGTATCTGCTCAGACAGAGCTTCACAGAGCAGATTTTTCAAACAAATTGTTCTTCAATGGTTAAGCAAATCACCTGAGCTGAAACCAACTGAGCTGCAGTTCACTTGCTGAAGGCAAAACTGAACATAAGAAAACCCCTCAGGAACCAGCAGGAAATGAAGACAGCTGGAGGAAAAACCTGGCAGAACATCAGCAGGAAGGAAACCCAGCTTCTGGTGACGTCTGTGGGTTCCAGACTTAAGGCAGTCACTGACCGTAAAGGATTTACtgtattaaacatattaaaaatgaaagctgAATGTCTGCACTTTGagataatgtttattatttaatttcaacACCAGTATGCTTTGGTGGTCAGCTAAAATAACTTTCAGACTCTGAATATTGATGGACCTGGTCATGTGTAGTGCCACAGTGATGACATTCTGACTGCGttcttgtttattgttttgaaGAGACGTGAACACTGTGGTGTAATTCTGATTTTCTGCCTCATTAGAATACGAAGCTAACTGTAAGCTTTGTTCTTCCAGGTGCCGGAGTTGAAAGAAGACATCCGTATCCCTGACTACTGTTGCCTTGGAGAAGGCGACGAAGACAACATCACGATTAATGCTTGGTTCGGTCCAGGAGGAACCATCTCTCCTCTGCATCAGGATCCCGAGGAAAACTTTCTGGCTCAGGTTAATGTTCGAGACTGTCTGTCCTGATGTTCTGTAACACATAGTATTTGTAAACTCACCAAGGGATTTCTTTCCTTGTGGACTAACAGGTGGTTGGGAGCAAGTACATTCGTCTGTATAGCACTGAGGAGAGTGAGAATCTTTATCCGCATCAGTCTGAGCTTCTGTACAACACCAGCCAGGTACACACTCTAAACCTGTTCATCTCTAAAAGCAACCTTATACAGCAGGCATGATACCACCCTACAACAGATTACtaaatgtgtgttttgatgatgtttccCCTTTCTAGGTGGATGTTGAAAACCCAGATGTGGTCCAGTTCCCAGACTTCCTCAAAGCCTCCTATCAGGAGTGTGTGCTTGAGCCTGGTGAAGTTCTGTTCATCCCCAGACAGCACTGGCATTACGTACGCTCATTAGAGCTCAGCTTCTCCGTTAGCTTTTGGTGGTCATGATCTTCACcctctgtaaatattttattaacaggattataaataaatattttcattgttGCACTGTTTAAATCGTAGAAGTTATTTTCCAAGTTAAAGGTTTCCATTTACAGGTCAAATAtcatccccccccccacctACAATTCGCCATGAccaattagccataacattaaaagcaCCTGTGTAGTGTTATCTAGGTCTCCACAAGATCTCtaaaaggtgtgctgtggtttctggcaccaagacattatCAGCAGATCCATGACATTGTGTAAGATCTAAGGTGGCGCCTCCATGGACTTGTTATCTTGTtgagatctagggaatttggaggccaagtcaagaCCTTGAACTCTTTTCATGATATGACTCTTTCCTATCTGAGCCAGCATTCACTTTTTCCAGCattttgtgctacagtagctcttctacAGGATTGGAAAAGATGGGTGTCCGTGACCTTGTCGCTGGTTCACCGGTTTTTCTTGTTCTTGGAGCTCTTTAGGAGGTACTAatcactgaacaccaccacaagacctgctgttttggaaatgctctgacccagtcgttTAGAAATCACAGTCCGGACCttagatccttacacttgtccatttttcctgcttccaacacttCAACTTTAAGAACtgatttgctgcctaatatacattatattgccaaaagttttgggacacccctccaaatcagtgacttCAGGTCTTCCAATctcttccatggccacaggtgtataaaatcaagcaccattggcatgcagactgcttctacaaacatttgtgaaagaaggGGTCTcactcaggagctcagtgaattcaagcgtggtaccgtgataggttgCTACATGTGCAATcagaaatttcctcactactaaatattccacggttTATTGCTAACTCTatattaaaccctacggattaagaatgggatgtcattaaagttcatgtgcatgtaaaggccaACGTCCCAGAACTTTTGGAATACTTTTGTACTCCTCCTTGGCAGGTGGCATTGTTAcgagatcatcagtgttcttcacttcacctgtcagtggttttaatgttatggctgatctgggAAATTTATGAGATCAATTACAGAacaatgaatacacacacaaattatctCTCACCTACTATgtaaaagggtttttttcccctataaTCTTCAGCATTATGAGGTTTGAATTCCAAATATGTTTTATAACCAAGAtgctacaaaaataaaaagtaaaagattaaaacaaacagaaaatctATCAAATATGTCCCAGGTTCTCCAAGGCGCCCCAAAAAAACCTGGCAAAGGGTTATAATGCCAGACTTTATTGGATTTACCGCTAATTTGAGAtcacaaccttcagatcatTATCTTAACCACTGCTCTTTCCATTTATATCAGTTTGTGAGAATCATACACACCTCTCCCTCTAACATTTAGTCTCAGGATTAGATCCTACACCTGAACTCCACATTCTAATAAGACTAACAACCTCTCAGCTAATTATTGGGATGTTTATAAATGTCActtgtttatcattttaattactGAGCCTGATGTTCCTGTTTATCCGTATCAGGAGGAACTTTATACAGTACTCTCGGGTAAACACAGTAAATTATATCCTTATTTAAGTCCTTTATGTTTACTGAAGCCAGTTTACAACAACATCCAGCAACATaatccattttaaaaatgtttttactaCAACATGTGTAAACAATATACATATTTGTATTAAAGgcataaaaatattaaagtggGAACATTTGAGTTTAATTATAATccaataattttattattttactattcTAAATATTTCCAGATTCTTTCAAAGTCTATGTGACCTTCCCTACAGCAGTTGggtctcatttttatttattatttcaggaTATCTATAATGCAATTACTTTTCCCTTTCCTGTTAACTATATGGTCATCCTGTACAGCATATTTcttaaaaacaagcaaataaaacacaaccagttgaatttatcacatttacatcTCCACTCCAGCCCTGAGATGAGGATGCAGCTTCATCACAGCCTCCTGGAGCGGCGTGTGGTAGA is from Hemibagrus wyckioides isolate EC202008001 linkage group LG24, SWU_Hwy_1.0, whole genome shotgun sequence and encodes:
- the kdm8 gene encoding lysine-specific demethylase 8, coding for MAHVWRDVMALLPANETDFPLVFGEVVEPSVLVMLELNRKELYASSNSFCTEKAQVIIDYSWEKLNTGTWRDVDKEWRRVYSYGCLFKAVGTCQGESSRDKVQDAIKICDMGLLMGASIMDNILQRLIAFLKNKAMIPNKVVDIEQPCPKKLRKECILKPIINPGLSVQRVRCPALESFRSEFLEPKIPVILEGIIDHWPAFREHTWSIEYLQAVAGCRTVPVELGSRYTDEEWSQKLLTVNEFIDRYILGQREAATGYLAQHQLFDQVPELKEDIRIPDYCCLGEGDEDNITINAWFGPGGTISPLHQDPEENFLAQVVGSKYIRLYSTEESENLYPHQSELLYNTSQVDVENPDVVQFPDFLKASYQECVLEPGEVLFIPRQHWHYVRSLELSFSVSFWWS